GTCACCTTTGCAGGGTCGATCACACCAGCTTCCACCAATTCTCATAATTGTCCGTCGTTGCATTGTTAACCACTCTCCTGCCTGCTGTCCTTCATCTTCTCCCTCCACTACGGCATTTCATTCAATCCAGGCTGCAGGCGCCACCAGTGCCTGCTCATTGCGATTTAAAGAACGAATAAATTCCATAAGCAATTTCACGATGCAAATCTGATGAATATACCTTTTGTAGAAGATGAACATTTAGATGGTATCTCTGCCATTGAATATGAATAGCAAAATTGTAACAGCAATCAACATCACAAACAAGCATCGAAACAAGAGAATGTTATTTGTCATGGAACCAAGACACTAAGATGACAACAAACATGACACGACTCGGAAATTGGCATATGAACATATTCATATCTTTTCCTTCAACAAATAATGATGTAGATATTCAGAACCTAACCAAAATTGCCAAATAACATCCATAACCATATTGTTACAGCCGTACATCGGGCACTAGACATGATAAATTGATAGGCACGTACAGCAGCTAACCAGTATTAGATATTCCACCATGAAAAGTTCTGTTATATGGTTTGTGCAATCACTTTTATCTTAACTATATTTGTATATCCTAAAATTTAGATTTGGAAGGTGCTTGAACCTATGTTTATGTCAATATTAGAAGATTCAGGTGTCACAACAGACCCACATAAGACAGGTATTACACAACAATATATGGCTTGACACCGACATGGGAACAGAGAGGGATTACATACACCTGCAATTTTAAGGACAAACAAcactcacaaatgaatttataaaGGCCATACGTGAATCTATTTGATTGGATAGCTCACCTTCTGTACGATATCAACACCCAGAAGCTCATCATGATCTTCCAGCTTTTCCTTGACTGTAGGAAGAGTAGCTGAGAGGTGAACATAGGCAGCGCCTCCGCCTCTATAGTTGCAAAAGTGGCATTCTTTGCATGCTCCATCCTAAGTTTAGGGCCCTCGAGCTCAGTCTCTGTTGCAGCACCTACTTTTGTGACAGCCACTCTGCCTTTTGCGATTCGTTCAGCTAGCTTCTCAGAATCATAGACTGAATCTGTCTCAGCAAGCTCCTTCTTTAACTGAGCAATTCTGACCTGGATCTCATCATTGGTTGCAGCATCAGAAATTGTTGTTGTAGAGGTCTGTGAGACAGTAAATATTCCTGCTGTGCCAAGCTGCCCAACAGATACATTCTCGATCTATAAGCCAAGATCTTTGGCCTGGATTTCAGCCCCGTGCCAACAGAAAACAAATAGAAGACAAGCTAAGTAGAAGAGTTATGATTGatgaaaattttctattaatgcAGCCACACACAATTGATTGAAATGGGACAACTGGTTACTACTCAATTATTCAAGTGCTAATAATTTCTTAGGACAACAAAATCCAGCATACACAACAGGCAAGACCAAAATTCACAAATTTCAGGCCACAGAATGCCATGCCTGTCACAATTACAGGGTTGCAGAAAAATTGCGAATGCCATATCTTCTGAGTTGCACAGAAAACTAGCTATGATTCATGGGATTGCTAATGCAGGCACTGGTTTTGTGATTTGTACTTCTAATGGTTGTCCTTTTGTTGCAGGGAATGCCAATATGAGGGCTGCTTTATTTTGGAAGCCGAAGCAGGGGCCTTATTGTATGAAATCAAGTCAAGCATATCTATCTAGATGAAGTTGGACCCTCAAATTATGATCTTTTTGAAGGAAGGTGGAGCCTCCTTGGAGACACTATATTAACAGCAATTGTTTATACTATCTTACACATACCTTTAGGGAGAGAAATCAAGCGGTGAACTGGTATGATAATGATCTACAGGTGCTGCCTCTTTCTCTATAAAGACTAAGGTTCCTGGTTgttactgcttcttttcaatacaCGCTAATTTTCCTCGCTGCTACGACTGAAACTATTCATGTTCACTTTTATTTTTAATTGAAGCTTTCtgtaaaaaaaaacttttagaAACAAATGACTCTTATATTGGGACTAGAAGCAATGCCATTAACCAatggaaaatgtaaaaaatttcaCAAGAAATAGACTAGTAATGATCCACCTGTCAAATTTGCAATATCCTGAAGGATAGCCTTTCTCCTGTCACCAAAACAGGAGATTTTATTGCTGCAACATTGAGAATGCTCTGCCAACTTGTTCACAACAAGAGTAGCCAAACCCCTAGCAGTTACATCCTCAGCAATAATGAGGAGAAGAGCTCCCAGCTGTGTCATCTTCTCTGAAAAAGGGATGATTTCCTTTATTGTTGAAATCTTCTGATCGGTCACTGAAATCTTGGCATTTTCAAATTCCAAGATCAACTTCTCAAGATTTGCGACAAATTGTGGGGAAATGTAACCTCTGTCAGATTGAAAACATTATCATTCTTACATTAATTCACAAAGAGATCAAAGAGCGACAATTTGAAACGTGTATACAATGACAGTTGCACAATGATATAACAGAGAAGTGAAAGTCTGGTATTGCTGCAGCTACTaagatttttatttcttttttcaatTGATGTTACTTAATATCATCTGACACAcataataatatgtatactaATGAGAGTTTCCAGGTACATAAACAAACAAGTTTACCTTTGATGTCACCACGCCCATTTACGGGCCTTGCTTTCTTCTCAAGCTCTTCAACTAGCTTCTGTCAATCCCCTTCTTGACAGAAGCAGGATGTTCACCAGAAGTAACACCTAGCAGACCCAACTTACCGGTCTCGCGAGTAAGGACAGATGCAGTTGTCGTCCCATCACCTGTGGAGTCATTGGTCTAACTTGCCACCTTCAACATACAAAATAAAGAACAGATGAAGATCTGCTCGTTTTTAGGATCAGCCAGCTCAATAGCCTGGGCAATTGTGACTCCACCATTAACTACCTTGGAGTTCCCAACCTCATCCAACACCTCCCTTCATTTTCGACACAACATACTGTACCAAAAGAACAACCAACCAGATAATGTAACGAGAAGGGAAAGATTCGACAGCTTTCTAAACTAATACATGACAAAATGTAGCATTGTATTATTACTGACATAGAAAGGGCCCTGCAGCAGAAGGGAAAATGCACAAAAAGGCCAACAATTACCAGAACATACGAGGAGATAAAGACGAAACGAAGGTACCCCTGGGGCCGAGGGTGACTCCCACGGCGTCCGCGAGCTTCTCAATGCCTGCCTGGAGGAAAGACCACGAGCTCTGGCCGAAAGCGATCTCCTTGGCCCTGTCTCGCACCACCATCGGCCTGTAGCTACCGCCGCTCGCCCTCCTCCTCAAGCCCGAACGCTGCACCTCCCAAGACCAAATCCCAATCACAAAACAGCCATCACACGAGCCACAACAGGAAACGACAAATAGGGCGATCACAGAAACAGTAGACCCACCCAGAAAAAACATGACCAAGGCGGAAGCAAAAGGCAGAAAGGGATCCGTCGAGGGGAGCCTAGGGAGGAAGCGATCGAGATCGCATTTGCCGCTGCCACTTCGCCGGAGAAGGGTTCGGAAGCGTATCGTCGCGCGATCGGAACGAGATGTGGTGGAGGAGATCGAGGACGTTCCAGGAGGAGGAAGACCGAAGAGCACGATCACGCGGGAGTTCGGTTTAGGGTTTGGCGCGCCGGCGGAGAGATGGGAGCGAGGCCGGCTAGCGGAGGCCGAGAAGGCGTGTTGCACGTGAGATCAACGGAACGGGTTCCCATCGTATGTCGTCATGATGACGTCAAAACTCTGAACCGGACCGGTCAGCGGATCGATTGGCAAACCGACTTCCTTTATCTTCCGGCCCGAGTGGTCGGCTCTGCTACCGGTCCGAAGCCATTAACGCTGCTTTCTCGCGGGCATATGCGAATCTTGACGCCTGATGCTGAGGACTCGAGTTTACTTCGATGTCTCATCGCACTTGCAGTGGAAGTTTCAGAGAGGAGAACAAAGAAACAACGTAATCTTCATTAACACCTTGACATCATAGCGAGTACAAAACGACGCGATCACTCGCCCTGGAGCATCCCCTCTGATGGCCTTTAAGCAGGTGTTTCGGAGTAGGTAATATGCTTAGGGCTTAACATTCTAATAGAAAGAACGGTAGAGCAACAAAGGACGATAATGGTGGCAGTGGCAGCACGCGTGCAAGTAATTAGACAGGCATGGTCCTGTTCAATACTCCCGCGGCCTGCTCGTCACCTTCGTTCTCGCCGGACATCTCCTCCAGCGACCTCCCCTTCGACTCCGGAACCAGGAAGGTGAAGAGTAAGCCCAAGAGGTTGCAGCCGGCGAGGAGGAAGAGCGAGTTCCTTACTCCGATGCCCGCAGGGTACCCGTGGTCGGCCTTGGCCGGGTTCTGGTTCTGCGCCAGGTAGAGGAACCCGAAAGAGCCGATGATGGCGCCGAGCTTCCCGGAGGCCGCAGAGATACCGTGGCAGGTCGAGCGGAGCCGCGCGGGGAAGATCTCCGCTGGCACGATGAACGTGGTGCTGTTGGGCCCGAAGTTGGCGAAGAAGAAGGTGAAGGCGTACATGACGACGAAGCCGATCTGGTGACCCTTGGTGGTCCAGTGGTGGTACGGGATGGCGAGGCCCAGCATGAAGATCGTCATCATGGCGAACCCAAGGAGTTGGATCGTGAACCGGCCGATGATGTCGATCAGCGCGACGGTAAACCAGTAGCCGGGCACGGTGCCGCAGAGCGCGATGATGCTCTGCGCCCGGGCGATTCGGAAGACCTCCTCGAGCGCGTTCATGGTGGCGGCCTTGGGAATCCACCCGATGGCGGTGAAGATGTCCTTCTGGAAGAGGTTCTGGCTGTAGAAGGCGATGTCGAGGAGGAACCAGGTGGTGGCGGTGCCAAGCAAGTGGAGGCCGTGGCGGCGGAGGAACTCCTTGGAGAAGAGGCCGAAGGCGTTCGACGGCGCGTTGGCGATTTGCTCCACTTTCGACTGCTCCTCCTCGATCTCCACCTGCAAGACCTTGGACATGTCCGACGCCGCCAGCTTCGCGTTCTGCGCCACGAGGGCGGTGTACCGCGCCGTCTCCGGCATCTTCATCCGCCAGTAGTAGGTCAGCGCCGCCGGCAGGGACCCGAACATGAGAATTATGCGCCAGACGTAGTCGGCCTGGGGGACGGTGGAGCCAACGGGGTCGATGGCGTAGGGCGGAGCCTGGTACCTGTTCTTGAACGCGGAGGAAATCACGATGGCCACCATGCCGCCGGCGAGGATGCCGACGCCCTGCATGGCGAAGACGGCGGCGATGAACGCCCCGCGGGTCTTTTTATTAGCGTACTCCGACATGATCGTGGCGGAGAGAGGGTAGTCGCCGCCGATACCGAAGCCGAGCCAGAAGCGGAAGAAGCAGAGGGTGGCCATGACGCCCTTGGAGTCGTGGCCGAAAGAGAGACCGGAGGCGATGGAGCAGATGACCATGATCATGAGGGTCATGCCGTAGACGCGCTTGCGGCCCATCTTATCACCGAGCCAACCAAAGAAGAGCTGGCCGGAGAGGGTCCCAACGAAGGCGACGCCATTAACGGCGGCGGAGGCCTGGGGCGGGAGTGACCCGGGGGTGGGGGACCCGTCGACGTGGTAGTAGatgcggccgaggagcttggTGACGAGTGAGATGCAGAAGAGGTCGTAGGCGTCTGTGAAGAAGCCCATGCCCGCGATGACGATCGCCGTGAAGTGGTACCATTGCGTCTTCGCGACGTCGAGCGCGTTCAAGACCTGGAGTTGCTGCGACATGCTCGCCTtgttctcctcctctcctccctgtGAACTCATCAGGTTTAGACGATGAATCCAAAACT
The DNA window shown above is from Musa acuminata AAA Group cultivar baxijiao chromosome BXJ2-4, Cavendish_Baxijiao_AAA, whole genome shotgun sequence and carries:
- the LOC135610587 gene encoding probable inorganic phosphate transporter 1-8; protein product: MSQQLQVLNALDVAKTQWYHFTAIVIAGMGFFTDAYDLFCISLVTKLLGRIYYHVDGSPTPGSLPPQASAAVNGVAFVGTLSGQLFFGWLGDKMGRKRVYGMTLMIMVICSIASGLSFGHDSKGVMATLCFFRFWLGFGIGGDYPLSATIMSEYANKKTRGAFIAAVFAMQGVGILAGGMVAIVISSAFKNRYQAPPYAIDPVGSTVPQADYVWRIILMFGSLPAALTYYWRMKMPETARYTALVAQNAKLAASDMSKVLQVEIEEEQSKVEQIANAPSNAFGLFSKEFLRRHGLHLLGTATTWFLLDIAFYSQNLFQKDIFTAIGWIPKAATMNALEEVFRIARAQSIIALCGTVPGYWFTVALIDIIGRFTIQLLGFAMMTIFMLGLAIPYHHWTTKGHQIGFVVMYAFTFFFANFGPNSTTFIVPAEIFPARLRSTCHGISAASGKLGAIIGSFGFLYLAQNQNPAKADHGYPAGIGVRNSLFLLAGCNLLGLLFTFLVPESKGRSLEEMSGENEGDEQAAGVLNRTMPV